DNA sequence from the Kazachstania africana CBS 2517 chromosome 4, complete genome genome:
AAAGTGTAATACACTTTGAACCATAAGtgatggaagaagaagcattTTCTAAATAATTACCAGCAATTAGACATCCACGTCCAGTCATCTCCGATTTCAGCACAGGGCATGGCCCAAGGGATATTTACACTCATAGAAGTATTTGGCATGACCCTAACGTTCATATTATATATCTCACCGTTGTCGATATGTAACGAGAGAGCAGATCTCCCATGTCGCcggaaaaaaaattttttgtaaaggatgaaaaatatcaattacAAACTGAACAAGGGGAAGGCACATAAAGAGGAACTCTTGGtgttcttttcaattgtgtcattgaagaaagaataatTGCACAacaattttccatttctatACAAGATCAATGAAGCAAACAATGTCTAATCTTTTAGTACGTGTTCATTGGCTAAACAAATCTAGAGCTTTCAGGTTATTATGGTTATTGGATCATCTAAAGGTCgaatatgaaattattCCATACATGAGAGTAAATAATCGTGCTCCagaatctttgaaaaagatacaTCCCTTAGGTAGAAGTCCAATCCTTGAAATTGAGGACAAAGTTACTggcaaaaagaaaattcttGCAGAATCTGGatatatctttcaatatgtTTTAGAACACTTTGATACCGACAATATCcttaaaaatgaagatatcgatatgaatgaaaagattcaattctatttattttatacaGAAGGTTCATTACAATCTCCTTTAATGAtggaatatattttatCGTTAGCTAAGGAATCCCCATTCCCAATATCTTATTTGGTTACAATTGTTGCTAATAAAATAAGTGAAGCTTATTCGAAAGGTGAAGTTAAAAATCAA
Encoded proteins:
- the GTT1 gene encoding bifunctional glutathione transferase/peroxidase → MKQTMSNLLVRVHWLNKSRAFRLLWLLDHLKVEYEIIPYMRVNNRAPESLKKIHPLGRSPILEIEDKVTGKKKILAESGYIFQYVLEHFDTDNILKNEDIDMNEKIQFYLFYTEGSLQSPLMMEYILSLAKESPFPISYLVTIVANKISEAYSKGEVKNQLDFVEAEIANNRGYLVDGKLSGADIIMSFPCQMAFLRKFAKEEDYPLMKKWLETITATPSYKSSIEKVHALGSSM